The Deltaproteobacteria bacterium region CGGCGTGCCGGCGCTCCGGCGCACCGAGCCGTTCGCGGTGGTTCAGTGGTGGCAGTTGGAGCAATCCGTGAGAGCATTCGAACGCCGCGTGGCGCCCCGCTGAGCCAGGACATCCTTGGGTGCGTTGTCGCGGTGACAGTTCACGCACCACCCCATCGTGAGCGGCGCCCACTGCTCGACCCGGCCCATCGTCTCGATCGGGCCGTGGCACGTCTGGCACTTGATCCCGCCGTTGACGTGCACGCTGTGGTTGAAATAGGCGTGATCGGGCAACCAGTGCACGCGCACCCATTCGATCGGCTTGTTTTCCGCAATCGCCGCGGCGATCTTCTTGACCTCCGGGTGGTCGGTCTTGACCTGCGCGTGACAGTTCATGCACACCTGGGCCGGCGGAATGCCCGCGTAGCGGCCGCGCTCGGCGCCGAAGTGGCAATACTGGCAGGGAATCTGCAACTCGCCGGCGTGCACCGCGTGCGAGTACGCGATGGGCTGCTCGGGCGCGTAGCCCTGATTCGTGGGTTCGCACGCGCCCGCGCCGAGCGCGGCG contains the following coding sequences:
- a CDS encoding cytochrome C, translated to MLRRAFLLPVVIASAALGAGACEPTNQGYAPEQPIAYSHAVHAGELQIPCQYCHFGAERGRYAGIPPAQVCMNCHAQVKTDHPEVKKIAAAIAENKPIEWVRVHWLPDHAYFNHSVHVNGGIKCQTCHGPIETMGRVEQWAPLTMGWCVNCHRDNAPKDVLAQRGATRRSNALTDCSNCHH